A genomic segment from bacterium encodes:
- a CDS encoding acyl carrier protein, giving the protein MKTVEEILEKVLKISAKTISDSTKPEDIESWDSFNGLVLVTELEKNFNVEFSLDEIVSVKKVGDIKKILKRHGVNIHKNNSQ; this is encoded by the coding sequence ATGAAAACTGTTGAAGAAATTTTAGAAAAAGTTTTAAAAATTAGTGCTAAAACCATATCTGACTCAACCAAACCAGAGGATATCGAAAGTTGGGATTCATTTAATGGGTTGGTGCTGGTAACGGAATTGGAAAAAAACTTCAATGTAGAATTTAGTTTGGACGAAATTGTTTCTGTAAAAAAAGTCGGCGACATAAAAAAAATACTTAAACGCCATGGGGTCAATATCCACAAAAATAATTCCCAATAA
- a CDS encoding HAD-IIIC family phosphatase → MQFSELQLEVSNLMAKSGGSVADYLSLAEELPSYADKQPHYFRKIRVAFLSNFTLQALPEVLKVQAVFYNIWADTYLGGYDQYAQDILNLESELYKFKPDLVYFLIDEIGIDKNQIKELANKLSDGGFKTKLIWGSTVKEKFKDHWYTKYKELGDLRLAPQAFPSFSNKELIAEVIAISGSTKKCLVVDLDNTLWNGIVGESDHKEIKPEQDLQKYILELYNKGIILAINSRNNYDDSLSVINEHPDMVLRANNFIAMKINWEDKAKNMIELASELNISLDSFVFIDDDSFQRESIKNRFPEVAVLTPESLKGYQGFSSSALTEEDKNRGKMYAEENKRKKLQSSLGGVEDFLKQLDLKIEIAPINSNSLARVSQLTQKTNQFNLTTRRYSEKEIGDFVADGWKVWTVQVKDKFGDYGIVGVCMIEPKDSIWYIDNFLLSCRILGREIEKVFLGHVLAQAKTCGAASVLGEFIPTAKNQPCQNFYPNNGFNLTRENDNVTSYKHSLAQAYKVPDFIKISYENC, encoded by the coding sequence ATGCAGTTTAGTGAATTACAACTTGAGGTTTCAAATTTGATGGCTAAAAGCGGTGGTTCGGTGGCAGATTATTTGTCTTTAGCCGAAGAATTACCTAGTTATGCCGACAAGCAACCACATTATTTTAGAAAAATAAGAGTGGCTTTTTTAAGTAACTTTACTTTGCAGGCTTTGCCGGAAGTTCTTAAGGTTCAAGCAGTTTTTTATAATATTTGGGCAGATACTTATCTTGGAGGATATGATCAATATGCACAAGATATTTTAAACTTGGAAAGTGAATTATATAAATTTAAACCAGACTTGGTTTATTTTTTAATAGATGAAATTGGTATAGATAAAAATCAAATAAAAGAATTAGCTAATAAACTATCCGATGGCGGTTTTAAGACTAAGCTTATTTGGGGCAGCACTGTTAAGGAAAAATTTAAAGATCATTGGTATACAAAATATAAAGAATTAGGCGATTTAAGGCTGGCGCCTCAAGCGTTCCCAAGTTTTTCAAACAAAGAACTTATTGCAGAAGTAATTGCCATAAGCGGATCAACAAAAAAATGCCTAGTCGTTGATTTAGATAATACTTTGTGGAACGGCATCGTAGGTGAAAGCGATCATAAAGAAATAAAACCCGAACAAGATCTGCAAAAATATATTTTAGAACTTTATAACAAGGGTATTATTTTGGCCATAAATAGTAGAAATAATTATGACGATTCTTTATCTGTAATAAATGAACATCCGGATATGGTTCTTCGGGCTAACAATTTTATCGCAATGAAAATCAACTGGGAAGATAAAGCTAAAAATATGATAGAGTTGGCTTCGGAATTAAATATTAGTTTAGATAGTTTTGTTTTTATTGATGATGATTCTTTCCAAAGAGAAAGTATTAAAAACAGGTTTCCAGAAGTTGCAGTTTTGACTCCAGAGAGCTTAAAAGGCTATCAAGGTTTCAGTTCTTCGGCTTTGACCGAAGAAGATAAAAATCGTGGGAAAATGTATGCGGAAGAAAATAAAAGAAAAAAATTACAATCTTCTTTGGGTGGTGTAGAAGATTTTCTCAAACAGCTAGATTTAAAAATTGAGATAGCTCCAATCAACTCTAATAGTTTAGCTCGAGTGTCCCAACTTACCCAAAAAACCAATCAGTTTAATTTAACAACTCGGCGCTATTCAGAAAAAGAAATTGGAGATTTTGTGGCCGATGGTTGGAAGGTGTGGACCGTACAAGTTAAAGATAAATTTGGAGATTATGGTATTGTGGGTGTTTGTATGATTGAACCTAAAGACAGTATTTGGTATATAGATAATTTTTTATTGAGTTGCAGAATTTTGGGTAGAGAGATAGAAAAAGTTTTTCTTGGTCATGTTTTAGCTCAAGCTAAAACATGCGGAGCCGCATCTGTTTTAGGCGAGTTTATACCGACTGCCAAAAACCAACCCTGTCAAAATTTCTATCCTAACAACGGCTTTAACTTAACAAGGGAAAATGATAATGTAACATCCTATAAGCATAGTTTGGCTCAAGCTTATAAAGTTCCAGATTTTATAAAGATTAGCTATGAAAACTGTTGA
- a CDS encoding GNAT family N-acetyltransferase: MEIRLLKKRDWPIIESFNKEQYRHGHILVNKEYYDWQFDNIFNTSKENYTSLGLFNKDRELVGTVGLFLADCNFFGKSIKCNWIANLIVKENLRSLGYGVLLLKEAEKGFDLLVDHNVNALAQPLFEKMGYKVGNVKRYVCILNSGAMEVLTDQKNLNFKVYENHHASNPLSLKFKVVTRCGKEFDSFWAEIKSKYPISIDRSSQYLNWRYADNPLVKYDILTISEGDKMMGFVVLRIEEVTSGIEKKTTGIKIGRIVDMVVNKEVESQLLLKTVEFCRGKNLDLVDFFFTGNFLLSTLEEAGFASSDIQPYSFIPTLLNPINRTKRTKNNFAFKLINQNYFNKDIGNLDNWYTTKGCGDQDRPY, from the coding sequence ATGGAAATAAGACTACTTAAAAAAAGAGATTGGCCTATTATAGAGTCTTTCAATAAAGAACAGTATCGCCATGGTCATATTTTAGTTAACAAAGAGTATTATGATTGGCAGTTTGATAATATTTTTAATACAAGTAAAGAAAATTATACTTCTTTGGGTCTTTTTAATAAAGACAGGGAATTAGTTGGTACAGTTGGTTTATTTTTGGCAGATTGTAATTTTTTTGGAAAATCAATTAAGTGTAACTGGATTGCTAATTTAATTGTTAAAGAAAATTTACGATCTTTAGGTTACGGAGTTTTACTTTTAAAAGAAGCAGAGAAGGGTTTCGATCTTTTGGTGGATCATAATGTGAATGCTTTGGCCCAGCCATTGTTTGAAAAGATGGGTTATAAGGTTGGTAATGTTAAAAGATATGTTTGTATTTTAAACTCTGGGGCAATGGAAGTGCTGACAGATCAAAAAAATTTGAATTTTAAAGTTTATGAAAACCATCATGCCTCAAATCCTTTATCCTTAAAGTTTAAAGTGGTGACCCGCTGTGGTAAAGAATTTGATAGTTTTTGGGCAGAGATTAAGTCAAAATATCCTATTTCTATTGATCGCTCTAGCCAGTATCTAAACTGGCGTTATGCCGATAATCCTTTAGTTAAGTATGATATTCTTACCATATCCGAAGGGGACAAAATGATGGGTTTTGTTGTTTTAAGAATAGAGGAGGTAACAAGCGGTATTGAGAAAAAAACTACTGGAATAAAGATTGGAAGAATAGTAGATATGGTGGTCAACAAAGAAGTTGAGAGTCAATTGCTGTTAAAGACAGTAGAGTTTTGCCGAGGCAAAAATTTGGATCTGGTAGATTTCTTCTTTACAGGAAATTTTTTATTGTCAACCTTAGAAGAAGCAGGTTTTGCTAGTTCTGATATCCAACCGTACTCGTTTATCCCAACATTGTTGAATCCTATAAACAGAACAAAAAGAACAAAGAACAATTTCGCTTTTAAGCTTATTAATCAAAATTATTTTAACAAAGATATAGGGAATTTAGATAATTGGTACACCACCAAAGGCTGTGGTGATCAAGATAGGCCTTATTAA
- a CDS encoding acyl carrier protein, translated as MNIKETIKVFLEKETQKKVEDDNTDLIKNGLLDSFNMIRLISFIETELGIRVNMEEIGSDNFNSVENIASTIQKWK; from the coding sequence ATGAATATCAAAGAAACAATTAAAGTATTTTTAGAAAAAGAAACTCAAAAGAAGGTTGAAGACGATAACACTGATTTAATCAAAAATGGTTTATTGGATTCTTTTAATATGATTCGACTGATTAGTTTTATTGAAACAGAATTGGGTATCAGGGTTAACATGGAAGAAATTGGTTCCGATAACTTTAATTCAGTAGAAAATATAGCATCTACAATTCAAAAATGGAAATAA
- a CDS encoding amino acid adenylation domain-containing protein, which produces MVKLVQEYFSESAKKYPNKITVNFGDVNSTFSELEKSSNQLARALKIKKIERNDRVAFCLHKSTKSIQVILGILKSDAVYVPLDAHSPKDRLRQVVADAEPKIIICDSDTASLVVGLGSILNLDAEASFITSQSESELDYQNNSGDLAYILYTSGSTGKPKGVMITHANIINATDWAVAELDIKPEDKMSQHPPLHFDLSTFDLYCAFKSGATLCLVPEELSLFPGQLLKFIEENKLTIWDSVPSVMVYMFTAGVIKVGRMPSIKKIFFNGEGFPTKFLASWMNTFPDKEFVNMYGPTETTVQCTFYRIQQPPIDFSKLVPIGKAQRGVEVFAVKDDGTIAKAGEEGELYVGGLGVGLGYWNNPEKTKTSFLNFTGKGRVYKTGDLVRLLNDGNYEFIGRKDFQVKVMGHRIELGDIESALYSLPYVQDAGVVAVSVIETGGTKIVAYVSIKEPKSVSEIKIDLARILPDYMIPHTIELRSSLPRTSTGKIDRPKLKDEYQRNN; this is translated from the coding sequence ATGGTTAAATTAGTCCAAGAATATTTTTCCGAATCTGCTAAAAAATATCCTAACAAAATCACTGTTAACTTTGGTGATGTTAATTCGACTTTTTCCGAATTAGAAAAATCCAGTAATCAATTAGCTCGCGCCTTAAAAATAAAAAAAATAGAAAGAAATGATAGAGTGGCTTTCTGTCTGCATAAATCTACTAAGTCAATTCAGGTTATTTTGGGCATTCTTAAATCGGATGCGGTTTATGTGCCATTAGACGCACATTCGCCTAAAGATCGTTTGAGGCAGGTGGTGGCCGATGCTGAACCCAAAATTATAATCTGTGATTCTGATACTGCGAGCTTGGTTGTGGGTCTGGGTAGCATTCTTAATTTGGACGCTGAAGCTAGTTTTATTACCTCTCAATCAGAATCAGAATTGGATTATCAGAATAACTCCGGTGATCTAGCGTATATTCTTTATACTTCTGGTTCTACAGGCAAACCTAAAGGTGTGATGATAACTCATGCCAATATTATAAACGCCACAGATTGGGCGGTGGCAGAGTTGGATATTAAACCAGAAGACAAGATGTCCCAGCATCCGCCTTTGCATTTTGATCTTTCTACTTTTGATCTATACTGTGCTTTCAAGTCGGGTGCTACGTTATGTTTAGTTCCAGAAGAACTGTCTCTTTTCCCCGGCCAGTTGTTAAAATTTATAGAAGAAAACAAACTTACTATTTGGGATTCAGTGCCGTCGGTGATGGTTTATATGTTTACAGCTGGTGTGATTAAAGTTGGACGTATGCCCTCCATTAAAAAAATATTTTTTAATGGAGAAGGGTTTCCCACCAAATTTTTGGCTAGTTGGATGAACACTTTTCCAGATAAAGAATTTGTAAATATGTATGGACCAACCGAAACAACTGTCCAGTGTACGTTCTATAGAATACAGCAACCACCGATAGACTTTTCTAAATTAGTACCGATAGGCAAGGCGCAAAGAGGTGTAGAGGTGTTTGCAGTAAAAGATGATGGCACCATTGCAAAAGCAGGGGAAGAAGGAGAATTATATGTTGGTGGCTTGGGGGTTGGTTTGGGTTACTGGAATAATCCAGAAAAGACTAAAACTTCTTTTTTAAATTTTACTGGCAAGGGTCGAGTTTATAAAACTGGCGATTTAGTTAGATTACTTAACGATGGTAATTATGAATTTATTGGGCGCAAAGATTTTCAGGTAAAAGTTATGGGGCATCGTATTGAGCTTGGTGATATAGAATCAGCTTTGTATTCTTTACCGTATGTGCAAGATGCAGGTGTAGTAGCTGTTAGCGTGATTGAGACTGGAGGAACAAAAATAGTTGCTTACGTTAGTATCAAAGAGCCAAAATCAGTTAGCGAAATTAAAATCGATCTAGCCCGTATATTGCCAGATTATATGATTCCCCACACAATAGAATTAAGATCTTCTTTGCCTCGCACTAGCACTGGTAAAATAGATCGCCCTAAATTAAAAGATGAATATCAAAGAAACAATTAA
- a CDS encoding 4'-phosphopantetheinyl transferase superfamily protein, with product MEIGIDIEEVGRFRKLPYKSNQSFYKKIFTFAEINYCLSKVDPYPHFAVRFAVKEAIIKAVGLRLKDLIDIGITSSQDGVPSAKVKGQKGKFLISLSHTKKHAIAMALWLN from the coding sequence ATGGAAATAGGTATAGATATTGAAGAAGTTGGCCGCTTTAGAAAATTGCCGTATAAAAGCAATCAGTCTTTTTATAAAAAGATTTTTACTTTTGCTGAAATAAATTATTGTTTGTCTAAAGTCGATCCCTACCCCCATTTTGCTGTGCGTTTTGCAGTTAAGGAAGCTATTATTAAAGCAGTCGGCTTAAGATTAAAAGATTTGATCGACATAGGAATTACTAGCAGCCAAGACGGTGTTCCCAGCGCAAAAGTTAAAGGTCAAAAAGGCAAGTTTTTAATATCTTTGTCGCACACTAAAAAACATGCGATAGCTATGGCATTATGGTTAAATTAG
- a CDS encoding GNAT family N-acetyltransferase — translation MFKIQILRKFSTKVLQDINQLLPQLALSSVPPKLLTPARLKRLLKQNNVYLVTVVDSSQKLSRIIAMATVYLVYIPTGAISVIEDVVVDMAYRGKGLGRKLTEKLIEIAMAKKAKHISVRTNPVRIESNAMYISMGFIKKETNFYRINLPWK, via the coding sequence ATGTTTAAAATACAAATTTTAAGAAAGTTTAGCACAAAGGTTCTTCAAGATATCAACCAACTTCTGCCACAGTTGGCGCTTTCAAGCGTGCCTCCCAAACTTCTTACGCCCGCTAGACTCAAGCGTTTACTGAAACAAAATAATGTTTATCTTGTTACGGTTGTTGATTCTAGCCAAAAGTTATCCAGAATTATTGCTATGGCCACTGTGTATTTAGTTTATATTCCTACGGGGGCTATTTCAGTTATTGAAGATGTTGTAGTCGATATGGCCTATCGTGGCAAAGGTTTGGGACGCAAATTGACCGAGAAATTAATAGAGATTGCCATGGCGAAAAAGGCCAAACACATCAGTGTTCGGACTAACCCAGTTAGAATAGAGTCCAATGCTATGTATATAAGTATGGGCTTTATAAAGAAGGAAACCAATTTTTACAGAATAAATTTACCATGGAAATAG
- a CDS encoding CDP-glycerol glycerophosphotransferase family protein encodes MKTIFVTIFQGVEARNILRTDIYKKLAKTPYVRLVLFVDSEAKKEYYKKEFNGPNIVYQVIENYIAKGLLQKLFGAIKFNLINTATIDIKRKLLFNSDKSFIKFLYRYFFNRIFARRFFRRIVRWLDWYLISEDFFSSYFDKYKPSLVFLAHLFGGVEIAMLREAKHRGVTTVGLINSWDKITARAMVRLLPDWLMVHNDLVKDDAVKYIDIPERQIIAVGVPHFDYYFKEKRTPADQFYEKLGLSRDKKNILYLPVGRTASDDDWDMLEFFDEIISSGRLNFPCQVIVRFPPNDEVVVKKSYKNKFIFQIPGKRFSSKRGMDWDMNFADFRSLADTLYYSDVVVGYPSTMMIDAAIFDKPIINIKFERKIHPMNFVLWAYKVAHYQFILKTGGVRLANNENELVKWLNNYLDDPRLDNEGRRKLVSSQCLSVDGQAGRRVADFLIKRLS; translated from the coding sequence GTGAAGACTATTTTTGTAACAATTTTTCAAGGTGTAGAAGCTAGAAATATATTACGCACCGACATTTATAAAAAATTGGCTAAGACCCCTTATGTCAGGTTGGTTTTATTTGTTGATAGCGAAGCCAAGAAAGAATATTATAAGAAAGAATTTAATGGTCCAAATATTGTTTATCAAGTAATTGAGAACTATATTGCTAAAGGTTTATTACAAAAGTTATTCGGTGCTATCAAATTTAACCTAATTAACACTGCCACAATTGATATTAAAAGAAAGTTGTTATTCAACTCAGATAAAAGCTTTATTAAGTTTCTATATCGATACTTTTTTAATCGTATTTTTGCTAGAAGGTTTTTTCGTCGGATTGTACGCTGGCTGGATTGGTATCTTATTTCGGAAGATTTTTTCTCTTCTTACTTTGATAAATATAAACCCAGTCTAGTATTTTTGGCGCATCTTTTTGGTGGTGTTGAAATTGCCATGCTCCGTGAAGCTAAACATAGGGGGGTTACTACCGTAGGCCTTATTAATTCCTGGGATAAAATAACAGCTCGAGCCATGGTAAGACTTCTGCCGGATTGGTTGATGGTTCATAATGATTTAGTTAAAGATGATGCTGTAAAATACATTGATATTCCAGAAAGACAAATAATTGCAGTAGGTGTGCCCCATTTTGATTATTATTTTAAAGAAAAAAGAACACCAGCCGATCAGTTTTATGAAAAATTAGGTTTAAGTCGAGATAAAAAAAATATTCTCTATTTACCAGTAGGCCGAACAGCTAGTGATGACGATTGGGATATGTTAGAGTTTTTTGATGAAATAATATCTAGCGGACGCTTGAATTTTCCTTGTCAAGTGATTGTTAGATTTCCTCCCAATGATGAAGTGGTGGTTAAAAAGAGTTATAAAAATAAGTTTATATTCCAAATTCCCGGTAAGAGATTTTCCAGTAAAAGGGGTATGGATTGGGATATGAATTTTGCCGATTTTAGGAGTTTGGCTGATACTCTTTATTATTCGGATGTGGTAGTGGGTTATCCTTCAACTATGATGATTGACGCAGCTATTTTTGATAAGCCTATAATTAATATAAAATTTGAACGAAAGATCCATCCCATGAATTTTGTTTTATGGGCTTATAAAGTAGCTCACTATCAATTTATTTTAAAAACTGGGGGGGTTCGTTTAGCCAATAACGAAAACGAGTTAGTAAAATGGTTGAATAACTATTTAGATGATCCCAGATTAGATAATGAAGGTAGGAGGAAATTAGTTAGTTCACAATGTTTAAGTGTTGATGGCCAAGCCGGCAGACGAGTAGCTGATTTTTTAATAAAACGGCTTAGCTAA
- a CDS encoding class I SAM-dependent methyltransferase → MKITDILEHPVVWQPFRKIIDILFGIYRKRQAIIRQFGITNQLSVVDVACGTGQYSTITDFQYLGIDLSEKYIETAKKLYGKDNKTFLCADANTSKISDGSYDVALLIDATHHLSDEENRILIKTLNKIASQFIVICDPVTQSKNNLIGRFLAYMDRGEYIRPTKVLSDLISETLDIKKIVLLKMMGTESVCILAKPRDKTR, encoded by the coding sequence ATGAAAATAACCGATATACTGGAGCATCCAGTCGTTTGGCAACCATTCAGAAAAATCATAGATATTTTGTTTGGTATTTATAGAAAACGACAAGCCATAATAAGACAATTCGGCATTACCAATCAGCTTTCTGTTGTTGATGTAGCCTGTGGCACTGGTCAATATAGTACTATCACTGATTTTCAGTACTTGGGAATTGACCTCAGCGAAAAATATATAGAAACCGCAAAAAAATTGTATGGCAAAGACAATAAAACATTTTTATGCGCTGACGCTAACACCTCTAAAATTTCGGACGGCTCTTATGATGTTGCCCTATTAATTGATGCCACTCATCACCTTTCTGATGAAGAAAATAGAATCTTAATTAAAACTCTTAATAAAATAGCCTCACAATTTATAGTTATTTGCGATCCAGTTACCCAAAGTAAGAATAATCTGATTGGAAGATTCTTAGCCTATATGGATAGAGGAGAATACATTAGACCAACTAAAGTGTTATCGGATCTTATCTCGGAAACGCTTGATATAAAAAAAATAGTTCTACTAAAAATGATGGGAACGGAGAGTGTGTGCATTCTGGCTAAACCCAGAGATAAGACTCGATAA
- the rfbH gene encoding lipopolysaccharide biosynthesis protein RfbH — protein sequence MNSELKKNIIDHYRKSLASKKKFIPGKVHIPASGKSFDHKELLAMTEAVLDGWWTEGRFAAEFENKLAELIGVKHCLMTNSGSSANLLAISALTSANLDERRLKPGDEVITLAAAFPTTVNPLILHQLIPVFIDIELGTNNIDVKQLAQLISKKTKAIFLPHHLGNPFNVDAVKKICRQHNLWLVEDCCDALGGKYRGKMVGSFGDLATFSFYAAHHITTGEGGAVVTNDPKLARITRSLRDWGREYWFKTGEDKRQDTGLGTSNKHTELPADYDDKFIFSEVGYNLKTTDIQAALGLAQLDKLDKFAKIRAANFEKLYKFLSAYDKFLLLPRIEKFSLPSWFGFMITLKFDCPFSRREMLDYLHQHNIGTRMLFTGNIIKQPYFRIYQIKFRQGDLTNTDYVLNNSFWVGVYQGIDKIKLDYMIGVLGSFLNQYK from the coding sequence ATGAACAGCGAACTAAAGAAAAATATTATAGACCACTACCGTAAATCTTTGGCAAGCAAAAAAAAGTTTATTCCAGGTAAAGTTCATATACCGGCTTCAGGTAAGAGTTTTGACCATAAAGAACTTTTAGCTATGACCGAAGCAGTTTTGGATGGTTGGTGGACGGAGGGACGTTTTGCTGCTGAATTTGAAAATAAACTGGCTGAGCTTATCGGTGTAAAACATTGTTTAATGACCAATTCCGGTTCTTCGGCTAATCTTTTGGCGATTTCAGCTTTAACCTCTGCTAACTTAGATGAACGTAGGTTAAAACCAGGCGATGAGGTTATCACTCTAGCTGCGGCTTTCCCAACAACGGTTAACCCTTTGATTCTTCATCAGTTGATTCCGGTTTTTATAGATATTGAATTAGGCACGAACAATATTGATGTCAAACAACTGGCCCAGCTGATTTCAAAAAAAACTAAGGCAATTTTTTTACCTCATCACTTAGGCAATCCTTTTAATGTTGATGCTGTAAAAAAAATCTGCCGACAGCATAATCTATGGTTGGTTGAAGATTGTTGTGACGCTTTGGGCGGTAAATATAGAGGTAAAATGGTAGGTAGCTTTGGTGATTTGGCTACATTTAGTTTTTACGCCGCTCACCATATAACTACCGGCGAAGGCGGGGCTGTAGTTACCAATGATCCCAAACTAGCTAGAATTACCAGATCCCTGCGTGACTGGGGGCGAGAGTATTGGTTTAAGACCGGTGAAGATAAACGTCAGGACACTGGTCTTGGTACATCTAATAAACATACCGAATTGCCAGCTGATTATGATGATAAATTTATTTTTTCCGAAGTTGGCTATAATCTTAAAACCACCGATATTCAGGCGGCTTTGGGTTTAGCGCAATTAGATAAACTAGATAAATTTGCTAAAATTCGCGCCGCAAATTTCGAAAAACTATATAAATTTTTGTCGGCTTATGATAAATTTTTGTTGTTACCTAGGATAGAAAAATTCTCTTTGCCCTCCTGGTTTGGTTTTATGATAACACTTAAGTTCGACTGTCCTTTTAGCCGCCGTGAGATGCTGGATTATTTGCATCAACACAATATTGGCACTCGGATGCTTTTTACGGGCAATATTATCAAACAACCTTATTTTCGTATCTATCAAATTAAGTTTAGACAGGGTGATTTAACCAACACAGATTATGTTTTAAATAATTCTTTCTGGGTGGGCGTGTATCAGGGTATTGATAAAATCAAGCTGGATTACATGATTGGTGTACTAGGTTCTTTTCTTAACCAGTATAAATAG
- a CDS encoding pyridoxal phosphate-dependent aminotransferase, with protein MDHNFSSDAQKLVGSSTFKISARTKELESLGLDIIHFEIGDPDFNTPSHVIDTAIDSLRRGDTHYVNPSGIFELREAICQSTFDSLGWEPAIDQVVVAPAKSFIYFVVKALVNPGEAVIVADPSYSSYFSTFDFIGVKAKIVPLHEKNSFKMKVADLEKVITPECRLLILNSPGNPTGAVISGEDLAEIYKLCQKNNIYILSLSDEIYSKMVYDKPHESISIHDHCKERTIILNGFSKAYAMTGWRLGYAIAPIEIAKKLGLMVEMVISNVPPFIQHAGVAALKGDQTAISSLLFELKKRRDILVDGINAIPSISCILPEGAFYAFVNIKETGMTSLEFSKLALDKAGVAVLPGTDFGANGEGYVRLAFVTSTAKITEGVNRLSALLNNKV; from the coding sequence ATGGATCACAATTTTTCGTCTGATGCTCAAAAACTTGTGGGTAGTTCCACATTTAAAATATCGGCTAGAACTAAAGAATTAGAAAGTTTAGGTCTGGATATTATTCATTTTGAAATTGGTGACCCGGATTTTAATACCCCCAGCCATGTTATTGATACAGCCATTGATTCTTTAAGGCGGGGTGATACCCATTATGTAAATCCTAGCGGGATTTTTGAACTTCGTGAAGCAATCTGCCAAAGTACATTTGATAGTTTAGGTTGGGAGCCGGCTATAGATCAGGTGGTGGTAGCGCCAGCTAAATCGTTTATTTACTTTGTAGTTAAAGCTTTAGTTAATCCCGGCGAGGCGGTAATTGTGGCTGATCCGAGCTATTCATCTTATTTCTCCACATTTGACTTTATTGGTGTTAAAGCTAAAATAGTTCCGTTACACGAAAAAAATAGCTTTAAAATGAAGGTAGCCGACTTAGAAAAAGTTATTACTCCAGAATGTCGTTTATTAATTTTAAACTCGCCAGGAAATCCTACCGGAGCAGTTATAAGTGGTGAAGATTTGGCGGAGATATATAAGCTGTGTCAGAAAAATAATATTTATATTCTAAGTCTAAGTGACGAGATTTATTCTAAAATGGTTTACGATAAACCTCACGAATCAATTTCTATTCACGATCATTGCAAAGAAAGAACCATTATACTTAACGGTTTTTCTAAAGCTTATGCTATGACCGGCTGGAGATTAGGTTATGCTATTGCCCCTATTGAGATTGCTAAGAAGCTAGGCTTGATGGTTGAGATGGTTATATCTAATGTGCCCCCATTTATTCAGCATGCTGGAGTAGCCGCTCTTAAGGGTGATCAGACAGCCATTAGTTCTTTGTTGTTTGAACTTAAAAAACGCCGAGATATTTTGGTTGATGGTATAAATGCTATTCCCAGCATATCGTGTATTTTACCAGAGGGCGCTTTTTATGCTTTTGTTAATATTAAAGAAACAGGCATGACCAGTCTAGAGTTTTCAAAGTTAGCTCTAGATAAAGCTGGCGTGGCTGTGTTACCAGGTACAGATTTTGGCGCTAATGGTGAGGGCTATGTACGCCTGGCCTTTGTAACTTCTACAGCCAAAATTACCGAAGGTGTTAATCGTTTATCCGCATTGTTAAATAATAAGGTATAG